A region from the Sander vitreus isolate 19-12246 chromosome 1, sanVit1, whole genome shotgun sequence genome encodes:
- the znf280d gene encoding zinc finger protein 280C isoform X1: protein MSELFMECVEEELEPWQKQVPEVNLIEDDDDDEPIFVGVLSNNQKDGNPNPPPPQRDNAGKQEIKPPAPQPAIGSSPMMLPLSVAGNAVNTAAPNLTTVTPQPVIINNQGFIVTSPQLANNREFIASLGSQYPPGTSFTIVPASQQQLFQQVTSATVMPRAVHRPQVQQISNNVVTLSNVQSPAVYSAQPHQLQLIQSNSQSRQTFSVPVKANNNNRDQSLVKLGLPPRPIESAAKRPKLDLAKVIAPVENGILKKKCPKCQEEFLTQEALKFHILSCCAVVESAAPSALNFVANKRIMLVSDFYYGQFEGDWDKKDGQKPNTTFKCQSCLKVLKNNIRFMNHMKHHLELEKQNSESWESHTTCQHCYRQYMTPFQLQCHIESAHSPIESSTNCKICELAFESEQVLLEHMKDNHKPGEMPYVCQVCNFRSSFFTDVETHFRSVHENTKDLLCPFCLKVLRSSHMYMQHYMKHQKKGIHRCGKCRLNFLTYREKVDHKTHVHKTFRKPKALEGLPPGTKVTIRASLTGKTPTLATSPDQSGFIVSPETLSFNPQTKPPVSVSKFKSNISGVGKAKTTPSKKQDSRNTPKHNLALRNLRVNGGRFTCIECNTRVDHFFSHFPMLSNCGACKYRTSCKVSIGNHMIRFHSTITKNRFLKMDHKKYPSASRFTLVCLNCDLLAGASGGDLMTKHLTDRPNHVCKVIQEKADNKAKDRVHLVLGQPAKVVYVLTSAPSQRPKEMDLKPIESVTSESVTLATVDQLQPEPMLPADDQEKGSTETSFVEGSSEGHLKQSSLPALSSCFTSDGDLDLCEESVGNSESQDVIEQLPEHETKEQHVIEPLPEPETREHVIEPLPETETREHVIEPLPEPREHVIEPLPEPDTREHVKELLPEPETREHVKEPLPEPETREHVIEPLPEPDTREHVKELLPEPETREHVKEPLPEPETREHVIEPLPEPDTREHVKELLPEPETREHVKEPLPEPETREHVIEPLPEPREHVIEPLPEHDTREHVIEPLPEHDTREHVIEPLPEPETREHVIEPLPEPETREHVIEPLPEPETREHVIEQLLEPETREHVIEPLPEHDTREHVKEPLPEPETREQQTKSENLYIS from the exons ATGTCTGAACTTTTTATGGAGTGTGttgaggaggagctggagccGTGGCAAAAACAAGTTCCTGAAGTTAACTTGatagaagatgatgatgatgatgaacccATCTTCGTTGGAGTACTCT CTAATAACCAGAAGGatggtaaccctaaccctccacCTCCTCAGAGAGACAATGCagggaaacaagaaataaagcCTCCTGCTCCTCAGCCTGCCATTGGCTCCTCGCCAATGATGCTGCCATTGAGTGTGGCTGGAAATGCAGTAAATACTGCAGCACCCAATCTGACAACCGTGACCCCCCAACCTGTTATCATCAATAACCAG ggCTTCATTGTCACGTCTCCACAATTGGCAAACAACCGTGAGTTCATTGCCTCTCTTGGGAGCCAGTACCCTCCCGGGACTTCCTTTACAATTGTACCAG CTAGTCAGCAGCAGCTTTTTCAGCAGGTCACTTCAGCCACAGTAATGCCTCGTGCCGTCCACAGGCCTCAGGTGCAACAAATTAGCAACAACGTTGTGACGTTGTCTAACGTGCAGAGTCCTGCTGTGTATTCAGCACAACCTCACCAGCTGCAACTCATCCAGTCCAACTCACAATCTCGTCAGACCTTTTCTGTGCCTGTAAAGGCCAATAACAATAACAGAG ATCAAAGTTTAGTCAAACTAGGATTACCACCACGGCCAATAGAGAGCGCAGCAAAAAGACCCAAGCTTGATTTGG CAAAAGTAATTGCCCCTGTGGAAAATGGGATTTTAAAGAAAAAGTGCCCAAAGTGTCAAGAAGAATTCCTTACACAGGAGGCCCTGAAATTTCATATATTG agctgcTGTGCAGTTGTGGAAAGTGCAGCTCCATCAGCCCTGAACTTTGTTGCAAACAAGCGCATCATGCTGGTCTCAGACTTCTACTACGGACAGTTTGAGGGAGATTGGGACAAGAAGGACGGGCAGAAGCCCAATACTACTTTCAAGTGCCAGAGCTGTTTGAAAGTTCTCAAGAACAATATCAG GTTCATGAACCACATGAAGCACCACCTGGAGCTTGAAAAACAGAACAGCGAGAGCTGGGAAAGCCACACAACTTGCCAGCATTGCTACAGACAGTACATGACTCCATTCCAGCTGCAGTGCCACATTGAGAGCGCTCACAGCCCGATCGAATCCTCAA CCAATTGTAAGATATGTGAGCTAGCGTTTGAGTCAGAGCAAGTTCTCCTGGAACACATGAAGGACAACCACAAGCCTGGGGAAATGCCCTACGTCTGCCAG GTCTGCAATTTCCGGTCGTCTTTCTTCACGGATGTGGAGACGCATTTCCGAAGTGTCcatgaaaacacaaaagacCTGCTCTGTCCCTTCTGTCTCAAAGTTCTTAGAAGTAGTCATATGTACATGCAACACTACATGAAACATCAG AAAAAAGGGATCCATCGCTGTGGAAAATGCAGACTGAATTTTCTCACATACAGGGAGAAAGTGGATCACAAGACTCACGTCCACAAGACTTTCAGAAAACCTAAAGCCCTGGAAGGCCTTCCTCCAGGAACAAAG GTGACCATTCGAGCCTCCCTTACAGGAAAGACACCCACATTGGCGACCTCCCCTGATCAATCTGGCTTTATTGTCAGTCCAGAAACACTGAGTTTCAACCCGCAAACCAAACCTCCAGTCAGCGTATCCAAGTTTAAGTCCAACATCTCTGGAGTGGGAAAAGCCAAGACGACTCCAAGCAAGAAGCAAGATAGCCGGAATACTCCCAAGCACAATCTGGCGCTCAGGAATCTCAG AGTCAATGGAGGGCGGTTCACTTGCATTGAGTGCAACACACGAGTTGATCACTTCTTTTCTCATTTCCCAATGCTTTCGAATTGTGGTGCGTGCAAATATCGGACAAGTTGCAAAGTCTCCATTGGGAATCATATGATAag ATTCCATAGTACCATAACCAAAAACAGATTTTTGAAAATGGATCATAAGAAATATCCATCTGCATCAAG ATTTACCCTGGTCTGTCTGAACTGTGACCTGCTCGCAGGCGCATCAGGCGGTGACCTGATGACCAAACATTTAACTGATAGACCAAATCACGTATGCAAAGTCATTCAGGAGAAAG CAGATAACAAAGCCAAAGATCGAGT GCATCTCGTCTTGGGGCAGCCCGCAAAAGTCGTGTACGTCTTGACTTCAGCACCTTCTCAAAGACCAAAGGAAATGGACTTGAAACCAATTGAAAGTGTCACATCTGAAAGTGTTACTCTCGCCACTGTTGACCAACTACAACCAGAGCCGATGTTACCAGCAGATGATCAGGAAAAGGGTTCCACAGAAACAAGTTTTGTTGAAGGTTCATCTGAAGGACACTTAAAGCAGTCGTCACTGCCCGCTTTATCGTCTTGCTTTACATCAGATGGGGATTTAGATCTCTGTGAAGAGTCAGTGGGTAACTCAGAGAGCCAAGATGTCATAGAGCAGCTCCCTGAGCATGAGACTAAGGAACAACATGTCATAGAGCCGCTCCCTGAGCCCGAAACTAGGGAACATGTCATAGAGCCGCTCCCTGAGACCGAGACTAGGGAACATGTCATAGAGCCGCTCCCTGAGCCTAGGGAACATGTCATAGAGCCGCTCCCTGAGCCTGACACTAGAGAACATGTCAAAGAGCTGCTCCCTGAGCCCGAGACTAGGGAACATGTCAAAGAGCCGCTCCCTGAGCCCGAGACTAGGGAACATGTCATAGAGCCGCTCCCTGAGCCTGACACTAGAGAACATGTCAAAGAGCTGCTCCCTGAGCCCGAGACTAGGGAACATGTCAAAGAGCCGCTCCCTGAGCCCGAGACTAGGGAACATGTCATAGAGCCGCTCCCTGAGCCTGACACTAGAGAACATGTCAAAGAGCTGCTCCCTGAGCCCGAGACTAGGGAACATGTCAAAGAGCCGCTCCCTGAGCCCGAGACTAGGGAACATGTCATAGAGCCGCTCCCTGAGCCTAGGGAACATGTCATAGAGCCGCTCCCTGAGCACGACACTAGGGAACATGTCATAGAGCCGCTCCCTGAGCACGACACTAGGGAACATGTCATAGAGCCGCTCCCTGAGCCCGAGACTAGGGAACATGTCATAGAGCCGCTCCCTGAGCCCGAGACTAGGGAACATGTCATAGAGCCGCTCCCTGAGCCCGAGACTAGGGAACATGTCATAGAGCAGCTCCTTGAGCCCGAGACTAGGGAACATGTCATAGAGCCGCTCCCTGAGCACGACACTAGGGAACATGTCAAAGAGCCGCTCCCTGAGCCCGAGACTAGGGAACAACAAACTAAATCAGAAAACCTGTACATCAGCTAA
- the znf280d gene encoding zinc finger protein 280C isoform X2, with product MSELFMECVEEELEPWQKQVPEVNLIEDDDDDEPIFVGVLSNNQKDGNPNPPPPQRDNAGKQEIKPPAPQPAIGSSPMMLPLSVAGNAVNTAAPNLTTVTPQPVIINNQGFIVTSPQLANNREFIASLGSQYPPGTSFTIVPASQQQLFQQVTSATVMPRAVHRPQVQQISNNVVTLSNVQSPAVYSAQPHQLQLIQSNSQSRQTFSVPVKANNNNRDQSLVKLGLPPRPIESAAKRPKLDLAKVIAPVENGILKKKCPKCQEEFLTQEALKFHILSCCAVVESAAPSALNFVANKRIMLVSDFYYGQFEGDWDKKDGQKPNTTFKCQSCLKVLKNNIRFMNHMKHHLELEKQNSESWESHTTCQHCYRQYMTPFQLQCHIESAHSPIESSTNCKICELAFESEQVLLEHMKDNHKPGEMPYVCQVCNFRSSFFTDVETHFRSVHENTKDLLCPFCLKVLRSSHMYMQHYMKHQKKGIHRCGKCRLNFLTYREKVDHKTHVHKTFRKPKALEGLPPGTKVTIRASLTGKTPTLATSPDQSGFIVSPETLSFNPQTKPPVSVSKFKSNISGVGKAKTTPSKKQDSRNTPKHNLALRNLRVNGGRFTCIECNTRVDHFFSHFPMLSNCGACKYRTSCKVSIGNHMIRFHSTITKNRFLKMDHKKYPSASRFTLVCLNCDLLAGASGGDLMTKHLTDRPNHVCKVIQEKDNKAKDRVHLVLGQPAKVVYVLTSAPSQRPKEMDLKPIESVTSESVTLATVDQLQPEPMLPADDQEKGSTETSFVEGSSEGHLKQSSLPALSSCFTSDGDLDLCEESVGNSESQDVIEQLPEHETKEQHVIEPLPEPETREHVIEPLPETETREHVIEPLPEPREHVIEPLPEPDTREHVKELLPEPETREHVKEPLPEPETREHVIEPLPEPDTREHVKELLPEPETREHVKEPLPEPETREHVIEPLPEPDTREHVKELLPEPETREHVKEPLPEPETREHVIEPLPEPREHVIEPLPEHDTREHVIEPLPEHDTREHVIEPLPEPETREHVIEPLPEPETREHVIEPLPEPETREHVIEQLLEPETREHVIEPLPEHDTREHVKEPLPEPETREQQTKSENLYIS from the exons ATGTCTGAACTTTTTATGGAGTGTGttgaggaggagctggagccGTGGCAAAAACAAGTTCCTGAAGTTAACTTGatagaagatgatgatgatgatgaacccATCTTCGTTGGAGTACTCT CTAATAACCAGAAGGatggtaaccctaaccctccacCTCCTCAGAGAGACAATGCagggaaacaagaaataaagcCTCCTGCTCCTCAGCCTGCCATTGGCTCCTCGCCAATGATGCTGCCATTGAGTGTGGCTGGAAATGCAGTAAATACTGCAGCACCCAATCTGACAACCGTGACCCCCCAACCTGTTATCATCAATAACCAG ggCTTCATTGTCACGTCTCCACAATTGGCAAACAACCGTGAGTTCATTGCCTCTCTTGGGAGCCAGTACCCTCCCGGGACTTCCTTTACAATTGTACCAG CTAGTCAGCAGCAGCTTTTTCAGCAGGTCACTTCAGCCACAGTAATGCCTCGTGCCGTCCACAGGCCTCAGGTGCAACAAATTAGCAACAACGTTGTGACGTTGTCTAACGTGCAGAGTCCTGCTGTGTATTCAGCACAACCTCACCAGCTGCAACTCATCCAGTCCAACTCACAATCTCGTCAGACCTTTTCTGTGCCTGTAAAGGCCAATAACAATAACAGAG ATCAAAGTTTAGTCAAACTAGGATTACCACCACGGCCAATAGAGAGCGCAGCAAAAAGACCCAAGCTTGATTTGG CAAAAGTAATTGCCCCTGTGGAAAATGGGATTTTAAAGAAAAAGTGCCCAAAGTGTCAAGAAGAATTCCTTACACAGGAGGCCCTGAAATTTCATATATTG agctgcTGTGCAGTTGTGGAAAGTGCAGCTCCATCAGCCCTGAACTTTGTTGCAAACAAGCGCATCATGCTGGTCTCAGACTTCTACTACGGACAGTTTGAGGGAGATTGGGACAAGAAGGACGGGCAGAAGCCCAATACTACTTTCAAGTGCCAGAGCTGTTTGAAAGTTCTCAAGAACAATATCAG GTTCATGAACCACATGAAGCACCACCTGGAGCTTGAAAAACAGAACAGCGAGAGCTGGGAAAGCCACACAACTTGCCAGCATTGCTACAGACAGTACATGACTCCATTCCAGCTGCAGTGCCACATTGAGAGCGCTCACAGCCCGATCGAATCCTCAA CCAATTGTAAGATATGTGAGCTAGCGTTTGAGTCAGAGCAAGTTCTCCTGGAACACATGAAGGACAACCACAAGCCTGGGGAAATGCCCTACGTCTGCCAG GTCTGCAATTTCCGGTCGTCTTTCTTCACGGATGTGGAGACGCATTTCCGAAGTGTCcatgaaaacacaaaagacCTGCTCTGTCCCTTCTGTCTCAAAGTTCTTAGAAGTAGTCATATGTACATGCAACACTACATGAAACATCAG AAAAAAGGGATCCATCGCTGTGGAAAATGCAGACTGAATTTTCTCACATACAGGGAGAAAGTGGATCACAAGACTCACGTCCACAAGACTTTCAGAAAACCTAAAGCCCTGGAAGGCCTTCCTCCAGGAACAAAG GTGACCATTCGAGCCTCCCTTACAGGAAAGACACCCACATTGGCGACCTCCCCTGATCAATCTGGCTTTATTGTCAGTCCAGAAACACTGAGTTTCAACCCGCAAACCAAACCTCCAGTCAGCGTATCCAAGTTTAAGTCCAACATCTCTGGAGTGGGAAAAGCCAAGACGACTCCAAGCAAGAAGCAAGATAGCCGGAATACTCCCAAGCACAATCTGGCGCTCAGGAATCTCAG AGTCAATGGAGGGCGGTTCACTTGCATTGAGTGCAACACACGAGTTGATCACTTCTTTTCTCATTTCCCAATGCTTTCGAATTGTGGTGCGTGCAAATATCGGACAAGTTGCAAAGTCTCCATTGGGAATCATATGATAag ATTCCATAGTACCATAACCAAAAACAGATTTTTGAAAATGGATCATAAGAAATATCCATCTGCATCAAG ATTTACCCTGGTCTGTCTGAACTGTGACCTGCTCGCAGGCGCATCAGGCGGTGACCTGATGACCAAACATTTAACTGATAGACCAAATCACGTATGCAAAGTCATTCAGGAGAAAG ATAACAAAGCCAAAGATCGAGT GCATCTCGTCTTGGGGCAGCCCGCAAAAGTCGTGTACGTCTTGACTTCAGCACCTTCTCAAAGACCAAAGGAAATGGACTTGAAACCAATTGAAAGTGTCACATCTGAAAGTGTTACTCTCGCCACTGTTGACCAACTACAACCAGAGCCGATGTTACCAGCAGATGATCAGGAAAAGGGTTCCACAGAAACAAGTTTTGTTGAAGGTTCATCTGAAGGACACTTAAAGCAGTCGTCACTGCCCGCTTTATCGTCTTGCTTTACATCAGATGGGGATTTAGATCTCTGTGAAGAGTCAGTGGGTAACTCAGAGAGCCAAGATGTCATAGAGCAGCTCCCTGAGCATGAGACTAAGGAACAACATGTCATAGAGCCGCTCCCTGAGCCCGAAACTAGGGAACATGTCATAGAGCCGCTCCCTGAGACCGAGACTAGGGAACATGTCATAGAGCCGCTCCCTGAGCCTAGGGAACATGTCATAGAGCCGCTCCCTGAGCCTGACACTAGAGAACATGTCAAAGAGCTGCTCCCTGAGCCCGAGACTAGGGAACATGTCAAAGAGCCGCTCCCTGAGCCCGAGACTAGGGAACATGTCATAGAGCCGCTCCCTGAGCCTGACACTAGAGAACATGTCAAAGAGCTGCTCCCTGAGCCCGAGACTAGGGAACATGTCAAAGAGCCGCTCCCTGAGCCCGAGACTAGGGAACATGTCATAGAGCCGCTCCCTGAGCCTGACACTAGAGAACATGTCAAAGAGCTGCTCCCTGAGCCCGAGACTAGGGAACATGTCAAAGAGCCGCTCCCTGAGCCCGAGACTAGGGAACATGTCATAGAGCCGCTCCCTGAGCCTAGGGAACATGTCATAGAGCCGCTCCCTGAGCACGACACTAGGGAACATGTCATAGAGCCGCTCCCTGAGCACGACACTAGGGAACATGTCATAGAGCCGCTCCCTGAGCCCGAGACTAGGGAACATGTCATAGAGCCGCTCCCTGAGCCCGAGACTAGGGAACATGTCATAGAGCCGCTCCCTGAGCCCGAGACTAGGGAACATGTCATAGAGCAGCTCCTTGAGCCCGAGACTAGGGAACATGTCATAGAGCCGCTCCCTGAGCACGACACTAGGGAACATGTCAAAGAGCCGCTCCCTGAGCCCGAGACTAGGGAACAACAAACTAAATCAGAAAACCTGTACATCAGCTAA
- the mns1 gene encoding meiosis-specific nuclear structural protein 1 has product MSRNWTYSQQQRLMSQRENQEQLRQQEARRVDRERQLQAGVRDEENSEKRRYLRQVQDELKERQMESALLKAEEEKINREKQLEQEERMAKELARINYETQREEKMRQYIKENSIELRELESKLKSAYVNKERAAQIAEQEAMRFDTMREEADLARKMKSEHERAAVEKQKLEQKRYKELAQYQRQLEQQLLERERKRQEAYEEFLKEKLMVDEIVRKIYEEDQMERQLKLEKVRATQQHIEEFKKQQAEWRRMEQEKMEAENKRIMEFASHQEHMEENRMAKIKEREEAKEHLHKILSEKIEEERQQREEMERVREELYLEEQEEANRQRDLEEMEKKIRQRLMMQQTCQQQMAFKEMRRQAEKEEEEAFRKMMMAKFAEDDRLEQMNAQKRRMKQLEHKRDVEKLIEDRRRQHEADMELEAKERAIEQEREALRRQIIEEERQRLLKRHATKLLGYLPKGLLREDDLEHFDEDFRKNFKTRQADIFSDDGWEGDD; this is encoded by the exons ATG AGTCGTAACTGGACGTACAGCCAGCAGCAGAGGTTAATGTCTCAGCGCGAGAACCAGGAGCAGCTCAGGCAGCAGGAGGCCCGGCGTGTGGACAGAGAACGGCAGCTGCAGGCCGGTGTGCGGGACGAGGAGAACTCTGAGAAGAGGAGATACCTGCGACAGGTGCAGGACGAACTCAAGGAGAGGCAAATGGAGAGCGCTCTGCTGAAG GCTGAAGAGGAGAAAATAAACCGAGAAAAGCAACTTGAACAAGAGGAGAGAATGGCTAAAGAGCTGGCCCGCATCAACTATGAGAcacaaagagaagagaaaatgagGCAGTATATTAAAGAGAACAG CATTGAGCTTCGAGAGCTGGAGTCAAAGCTGAAGTCTGCATATGTGAATAAGGAAAGAGCTGCACAGATTGCTGAGCAGGAAGCTATGAGGTTTGACACAATG CGTGAGGAGGCGGACTTAGCTCGCAAGATGAAGAGCGAACATGAGCGAGCAGCCGTTGAGAAGCAGAAGCTGGAGCAGAAACGCTACAAGGAGCTGGCGCAGTATCAGAGACAGCTGGAGCAGCAACTCCTGGAGAGGGAGCGCAAGAGACAAGAGGCATACGAGGAGTTCCTCAAAGAGAAGCTCATGGTTGATGAGATTGTCAGGAAGATTTACGAGGAGGATCAGAT GGAGAGACAGCTGAAACTGGAGAAGGTCAGAGCCACTCAGCAGCACATTGAAGAATTCAAGAAACAGCAGGCCGAGTGGAGACGCATGGAGCAAGAAAAGATGGAGGCGGAGAACAAACGCATCATGGAGTTTGCGAGCCATCAGGAGCACATGGAGGAGAACAGAATGGCTAAGatcaaagagagagaagaagcaaAGGAGCATCTTCATAAAATA CTGTCTGAGAAGATCGAAGAGGAGAGGCAGCAGCGTGAAGAGATGGAGCGAGTCCGTGAGGAACTTTATTTAGAAGAACAAGAAGAGGCTAACAGGCAAAGAGACCTT gaagagatggagaagaAAATCCGACAGAGGCTGATGATGCAGCAAACCTGCCAGCAGCAGATGGCTTTCAAAGAGATGCGGAGgcaggcagagaaagaggaggaggaggccttCAGGAAAATGATGATGGCTAAGTTTGCCGAGGACGATCGGTTGGAGCAGATGAATGCTCAGAAACGACGCATGAAGCAACTTGAGCACAAGCGCGACGTGGAGAAACTGATCGAGGACAGAAGACGGCAGCATGAGGCTGACATG GAACTGGAGGCTAAAGAGAGAGCGATTGAGCAGGAGAGGGAGGCGCTGCGTCGGCAGATAATTGAAGAGGAGAGGCAGCGACTTCTTAAACGCCACGCAACAAAACTCCTTGGATACCTACCAAAG GGCTTGCTCCGTGAAGACGACCTGGAGCACTTTGATGAAGACTTCAgaaaaaactttaaaacacGCCAGGCAGATATCTTTTCTGACGACGGCTGGGAAGGCGATGATTAA
- the tex9 gene encoding LOW QUALITY PROTEIN: testis-expressed protein 9 (The sequence of the model RefSeq protein was modified relative to this genomic sequence to represent the inferred CDS: inserted 1 base in 1 codon), translating into MAERSCDKKVRSSQAVVSQPTKRLSSSSKAERSKRVEGRPLAKSASGPKKKNTDDLFAKEEQYKLLNAELEAKTADLVRQAEQLMREQSEVLAKPLSTLLLTDIEDEEESRIKKPQQCTVQEPGVKMSKIRVTSTSHNMCTGRQGNEPHWKTATQKMPRVDDLAAVADSADCFXAKTIRSMEEKMNDSVIHENVVDDVANAGDNVGSGVSDAQIRVLKAKLRIMQEELDQLSCEYYKKDDENAKLSAKMKELEEDRARLQKTTNIQQTQIEKHRALAQESDKKCDGLQAQVSALHKEIENLNRSQKQAAGVHSTVEVRLNRASEEVERLKTQLNKMKQMNKDKISEEHQSKENLLAENKMLKKQKAELIVGFKKQLKLIDILKRQKMHFEAAKLLSFTEDEFMKALDWGKS; encoded by the exons ATGGCTGAAAGAAGTTGTGATAAAAAGGTCCGATCATCTCAGGCCGTCGTCTCGCAG CCCACGAAACGTCTGTCCTCCAGCAGTAAGGCTGAGAGGTCCAAGAGGGTTGAAGGAAGACCGCTGGCAAAATCCGCATCTGGTCCAAAAAAGAAGAACACAGATGACCTTTTTGCTAAGGAAGAACAATACAA ACTTTTAAATGCAGAGCTGGAAGCCAAAACAGCAGATCTAGTAAGGCAGGCAGAACAACTTATG AGAGAACAGAGTGAAGTTCTGGCAAAACCATTATCCACCCTCCTGCTCACGGACattgaggatgaagaggagtcaAG GATAAAAAAGCCTCAACAGTGCACTGTGCAGGAGCCCGGTGTGAAG ATGAGCAAAATAAGAGTCACATCAACATCACACAACATGTGTACTGGAAGACAAGGAAATGAGCCTCACTGGAAAACAGC AACCCAAAAGATGCCTCGTGTGGATGATTTAGCGGCTGTAGCAGACTCAGCTGATTGTT TGGCAAAGACCATACGTAGCATGGAGGAGAAGATGAACGACAGCGTGATTCATGAAAATGTTGTGGATGATGTGGCTAACGCTGGAGACAATGTAGGATCAG GCGTTTCAGATGCCCAAATACGAGTTCTGAAGGCAAAACTACGGATCATGCAAGAGGAACTGGATCAACTCTCATGTGAATATTATAAGAAG GATGACGAAAACGCTAAACTTAGTGCAAAAATGAAGGAGCTTGAGGAGGATCGAGCCAGACtgcagaaaacaacaaacatccagcagacacagattGAGAAGCACAGAGCTTTGGCTCAGGAGTCGGACAAAAAATGTGACGGTCTTCAAGCGCAAGTGTCCGCTTTACACAAG GAAATAGAAAATCTGAACAGATCCCAGAAACAAGCAGCCGGcgtccacagcactgtggaggttCGTCTGAACAGAGCCTCGGAGGAGGTGGAGAGGTTAAAGACTCAACTCAACAAGATGAAACAGATGAACAAG GACAAGATAAGCGAGGAACATCAGAGTAAAGAAAATCTACTCGCTGAAaacaaaatgctaaaaaaacagaaagcagaACTCATCGTGGGTTTCAAGAAACAGCTCAAGCTGATTGACATCCTCAAAAGACAAAAG atgCATTTTGAAGCTGCCAAGCTGCTGTCGTTCACAGAAGACGAGTTCATGAAAGCTCTAGACTGGGGGAAGTCCTAA